CCATCCGCTCATAGCGACGGTGAATCCCGGGAAATTCATAAATGCCATCCCGAATCTGTTCCGCATCGATCCCGGCGGTATGACAGAGAATGGCAGCAACCATCGCATTCGAAACGTTATGTTTTCCCTTTTTCTGTAGAGAAATCTCGGAAAAGTATTCCCCCTGGTGGAACAGTCGAAACCGTAAGCCGAACGCCGTCGATTTAATATCGGTAGCCCACCAGTCTGCCCCCCGCTCCAGTGAAAAAGTAGAGATTTTTGCTTTACAGGCTTCACGCAGTTTCTGTAACCCCATGCAGGTAGAGGGTAATACTAATGATCCCCCTTTGGGAATCCGTGCGACGAACTCGGCATAAGCGGTTGTCATGTCATCCTGATTTTTAAAATAATCAAAATGGTCCGGTTCGATATTTGTGATCGCTGCATAAAACGGGAATAAATTCAGAAAACTACGCTGATATTCACAACTCTCAGCGACAAACAATGAACCTGCGCCTGCCCAGCCATTCAGATTCTGGCTGCACAGTTCAGCACCAATCACCGCTGAAGGTGAAACACCGGCATTTTGCAGGACATACGCCGTTAACGCAGTGGTTGTGCTTTTCCCGTGCGTTCCCGCAATGCAGACTCCCTGCTTCTGACGCATTAGATGGCCCAGCATCTGTGCATAAGAAAACTGGGGAATTCCCATCCGTTGCGCAAATCGACGTTCCGGATTCGCCAGCCCGATCGCGGGGCTGTAAACAAGTGCACTCGTTCCTTCGGGAACAAACCGCTTGTCGTGCCCCAGATGCACCCGGTATCCGCCTGCTCGTAGTGCGGGTTCTGTAGCAAGAGAAGGGCTCAAGTCGGATCCTGTCACACGACAACCGGCACTTGCCAGATATTCCGCCAGGGCCTTCATTCCAGAACCGCAAATGCCAACCAGATGGGCCGAAGCAGGCAAGGCAGATGGCTCCAGTCGCAGTCCGTCTGTTGACTGACTTTGTTGATCAATGTTCGCTTTTGACAGGATCATAATCGCCTTAATGTATATCTGAAGTTCCCGATGATATTTCTCGCAGGGGTCTTCCCAGACAAGTGGCAGGTCTCGGCTGGATCGGTCCGAAATCCTACGTCTCTAACTATCGGGAATCAGCGCGTTCTGAATCCATTGGTTATGACTTTTGTTGCGACTGGATAAACATTATCGAATAGCAAGATCCTGTTGCATCAAGCCGGTCGGCTGGTGAAAATTGATAAGATAGGAAGACTTAATCCGATTTTTACCCGAATCAGTCTGAAATCATTGAGATCCTGCCAATTTTCGTAAGTTCTTATAATTCTTCTCCGGTTGCGATACAATGCATTATGCCTCGAAATGGAATCTGCCTGAAGATCAGTTTTCAGGCATCATTCCCACTCTAACTCGATTCGACAGAAATCTATTGTCAGGATAATCAGCATGCAAACCTCCGATTTTGATATGCAGACCGCCCATCGATTCTTCGCCGCTGATAGTTTCAATAAGACGTGGGAGTTTCTGGAAAAACAGGACCGGGCTCCTACAGAAAACCTGGAGATGATCTCCACCAGTCATGCTTCTTTGTGGCACTGGTCGCAATTTGAAGGACATACAGACGAAAATATTTCA
The sequence above is a segment of the Gimesia algae genome. Coding sequences within it:
- the murC gene encoding UDP-N-acetylmuramate--L-alanine ligase, which encodes MILSKANIDQQSQSTDGLRLEPSALPASAHLVGICGSGMKALAEYLASAGCRVTGSDLSPSLATEPALRAGGYRVHLGHDKRFVPEGTSALVYSPAIGLANPERRFAQRMGIPQFSYAQMLGHLMRQKQGVCIAGTHGKSTTTALTAYVLQNAGVSPSAVIGAELCSQNLNGWAGAGSLFVAESCEYQRSFLNLFPFYAAITNIEPDHFDYFKNQDDMTTAYAEFVARIPKGGSLVLPSTCMGLQKLREACKAKISTFSLERGADWWATDIKSTAFGLRFRLFHQGEYFSEISLQKKGKHNVSNAMVAAILCHTAGIDAEQIRDGIYEFPGIHRRYERMGSYKGMTLFDDYAHHPTAIQATLKMLRQEYPDRRIWCLYEPHQVSRTQALMDYYARSFQLADRVLIAPVYAAREKLDEEPVDTSKELVRRILLHNASVSFSSSLDQMLSTLETEAQSGDIIITMGAGEINRIHHEFNRRLQRDSQTI